DNA from Strix aluco isolate bStrAlu1 chromosome 2, bStrAlu1.hap1, whole genome shotgun sequence:
AGAAACTTTTGCTCAGTCATTTCCACACCTTTTGCAGTGAACTTCATACCCTCTCATTGAAAACTGTATAGAGGCACCCCCCCAATAGCTAAGTATGAACTATTTTTGTTGAAGTTCCTGCTCCTCCCCTGAAAGAACTGTCGAATTTTCCAGACTATTCTGTGTCTTGCTGtaacatcttaaaaataaaactgcagtaaaaaCCATCTACACAGTCAATACTTAATGATTGAATTGGGGTATTGACATTAGGACAGCTGCATATATTTTGTCCTcagatgtttttcatttgttgtttaATTGAACTACTCAAGTTACAAGATTAACTAAATTTTGCTTTACTGTAAATTTCTAATTTACCTGTCACGAGATAATCCAAACTAACTGTGAATAGATAAAACGGGCACTGGTCCTACAAGTACGCTTGATCTGTGGCTCACGGATGGGTCTAATTTTGCAGCTGAACTGAGATATAATTGACTTCGTTTTAGCTAATACCCCTTTTGTTGcatttgttggaaaaaaatccttcagtgaCTAAACAGCTGAGCAAAACACCTTTTCTGTTCACAAAGTTTGTTGTTTCCTGATTTGTTTGTCATTGTTACACTCCATTCAGCACAAACACTTGAATAATGTATTGTCTCAGAGGCTGTTGcctttcagtatttttgttactgtattttttccacagaaattggGCAAGTAAAATGAGAATTTTGGTAATGgaaaagttgaaagaaaattatCAGAGAATGGTAATACCCAATAAAACCTTCAAATGGCCTTGAAACAACAATTCCACATTTGAGCTTCTGTTACCGATTCTGTTGGTATAGATGTATGATCTGCACTGCTTATAAATGCTGTATAATGTGTTAAAATGGCAAACTGTTGATAGAAATAGGAAATAAATGAAGTCTTAAGTTCTACAGAAAAGTTTAAGAAATTGTTTTATATTAACTTAACAAGCCATAgaattgttttattgttttaggTGGATGAAAATACTAggaaaagtttatttaaattacGCTCCACATGGgatgatatttttcctttgaagaaactGTATGCACTTGATGTCAGAGTCAACTCATTAGATCCTGCTTGGCCAATTAAACCTCTGCCCCCAAATGTGAATACTTCTAGCATCCATGTGAATCctaagtttttaaataaatcGGTAAGTTTTTATGCCTACTGTATGAACAGATGGTAATACGTGTAGTTTTCATTGTTTGTATGCTGCTTTTTGACAATTTAATATATTGAGAATGAAGTGTCTGACCTTTGTAGACAGGTAAGAGGAATTTCTGAATTAAGAATATTTCATGGGTTTGGATTTTACATTTCAAATCTGTATTCTAGGTTTTGGAACATTGATGACTTTATATTAAATGACGTACACCTGTCACAGCAGGCAAaagttttaaattgttttagttatattttgcattaaaaatgcaatttataaCTGCTGTACAAACTAAGTCCCAGTACTGGATCATGATAACAGTTAAAGGAGATGGAGTTAGTTGATTCCATCAGGATTTTAAGTgtaactttttttattctgtttttagcCAGAGGAATCTACTGCACCTACCTCTGCTGTCACTTCTGGTGCCTCTACTCCTCCAGCTGttcctgaaatacaaaagaaTTTGACACAGGAGCAACTGATAAGGCAGCAATTGCTTGCAAAGCAAAAGCAGTTGTTAGAACTTCAGCAAAAAAAATTAGAGCTGGAGCTGGAACAGACTAAAGCACAGTTGGTGAGTAGGATAGTTGATGAAACTTACAGTTGGGCCTTTCTCTCTCGGGACAATACTTAGCTATACTGGTAACTGCAGTACATGTGCTCATGTTAGGCAAGGGTAGCTATTCTAGGACTAGAGCAATGCAAGTTGATCTGGGGTTCCTGAACAGTATTTGTTACTTAAAAACCTTAAGAATTACACTCAAAGTAGAGGTAGAAAAAACAAGttcttcatgttttgtttttaacaactgTCCAAAATGATGCCTGCCTACGATCCTCATCTTCCACCTCTTCTTGTGGCTTACAGGAAGACAGgctttttcaaatacatttgcTCTTATAGAAGAAGGAAGCCTGACTGTTGGAAATAAATTCAGTTCCCTTGTTAGGTCAGGTTGGTTTGATGCCACCATCTGAAGATGGCGGTTAAGCTGTATTGGTTCACATTCGTAATTAAAAGTCTTGCTATGTTGACAGTTGATGATACCAAAATAAAGCATCTTTGAAGTGTAGAATTATGAAAATTGTATCAGATACTTGGCAGCTTAGTTGCTGTGAGCATGTGGAATATATAGAAAAAAACTAACGCTGTAATGAGAAAATGTGCCTAAGTTACATATTTTGCCATATTGACTTTGTAGTACTGATTTTGCATTATATTTGAATTTGATCTTTTGTAATGATACTGCATTATTTTAATACTTGTAATGACCAATTAATGGGTCATTTTCAGTTAAATGGTTGAATCTCATAACTTTCAAGACATTTCTACGTAGGTCTTTGGATTCGAAACAGAATATGAGCATCTCAGGGTAGTTGTGTCATGCAGATTAATGCtgaattttttcctatttcaggCTGTATCTCTTAGTGTTCAGCAAGGATCATCTACTATAGCTTCAGTTCCAGCACCTTCCAAGCAACACGTGTCTCCCACACCTCATATGACAGTTAAACCACCTCATCAGACTGCTGTGCAATCCGAAAAAAATAAACCATCCCCAAGTCCTCCGCTTCATGATATCAAAATAGTAAATAGGGATCCTCGACTTAATCGGATGGCTCAACATTCTTCTCATGCTAAAGATCAATCTCATCGGAAAGAATTTCCACCGAACACGACCAGTCAGTCTGATACCAaggcaaacaaaacaacacaggctgaaaaacaaaactcaaagcaagaaaaattgaAGGCaagtgaaaaaacacagaagaaagaacTTGACCAGTCAGAAGCAAAATCTAAATCACCATCTCCTTTGAAAAATAAGCTACCCAATACTAAAGATACTAAAATCCAGGAATGTGAAAGCACAAAAGTATCTGAAATTAGTAAGCGGGATCCAAGGCTGAAAAGACATCTTCAAGATAAGTCAGAGGGCAAAGAGGAGGAGgtgaaagaaaagaggagaaatacagagaaaaaagaaaaagaggaacatAAGACATGTGAACATAGACCAGTAGGCAGCAGAAATAAAGTAATTAATGGTGCTGTTCAGAAACAAGACACAAGTACAGAGGAGTCAGAAAAACAGGGTGGAAAACAAGGGAGATCAAGTAGTAGAAAACGATCACGATCACGGTCTCCTAAGGCACGGTCACCATCTACGCATTCTCCAAAAAGACGAGAGAGGAGATCACCCAAAAGAAGACTTAGAAGTTTATCTCCCACTTCATCAACTCCTAAAATTGGAAAGATACGTCAGATAGGCCCTAAGCAGTCTCATGTTGAAGAAGGCACACAAGCAGCAAGAGATGAAAGAAATTCTAATAAGAGAAATGTTAAACAAGAGGTGCGAGATCCGAGGAGAGTGAAAAAAGCCCAAGAAGACAGGCCCCAAGAAGCAGCAAGCCAGCATTCTACAAAAGCTTCTCCTGATCCAAAGGAGAATGCAGAAAACTGGCAAGGATCCAAATCAGGCAAGAGGTGGAAATCTggttgggaagaaaataaaaagtaagttACTATCTTTTAAACAACTTCTGTTTGAAGTCATTCTACTGCTGACTTCAGAATAGTCATCTTTGGGAGGCAGTGTTCAGATTGTTAAAACTGATTAACTTATTTCTACTAGTGAAATATGGAAATGGTGCATACTTAGATTCTAAGGTGATAGTGATGTTTTGCCCTGATCATTTCTAATTAGGAATGTAACAGTTATGTCCTGAATAAAGGAGTAAtctatattttaaatgtatgcttGCTTTCAGCTCCCAGCAGAATGAAGAACACCAAGCACTTGGTAAATCCCCTCACCAAAGACACCGGGAAAACTGGCCTGCTGGTAAAGGAATTTTATCACCCCGAGCACCAAAGCAGCAGCACCGGTTAAGTGTGGATGCCAATTTACAGATTCCCAAAGAATTGACATCTGCAAGCAAGAGAGAATTACTTAAGAAGGTAATACTAATAAATCTGTTTCCATAGAAGTGTCTTTGGTATAGTGTGCttagcttttctttttggaagcCTAAACTTTAACTTTCTATTATAGGCCAATGAACGCTTAACATCTGGTGAAATAACACAAGATGAGTTCCTCATGGTAGCTCATCAGATCCGACAGCTGTTCCAGTATCAGGAAGGGAAGCACCGATGTAGTGTCTGGGATAGCCCTACAGAggaaaaatgtggtttgaaaaAGAAACCTCTTCTATCGGATGCAGAATTAACGTATTATGAACATAAGGCTAAACTAAAAAGAACACAAGTCCAGCATTCATTGTCAAGGCTTGATCTTTTGGATCCTGATGATATTTTGGATTATCATATATCTGATTCATTGCTTTCTGGAATAGAATGTGAGCAAGCAAAAGCCAAGCGTGGAGTACAGTTTGACAGGAAAGAACCATTTGGAGAAAGATCAAGGAGACACTCTCCTGTAAGTGGCACTAACAGACCTTTTGCTGATAACCTCTCACCGCTTGAGAATCGACGAAGACTTGAGGAACAGAATGCAACTAAAGGAGCAAGAGGTTCTAAGAACTTTGATCCTTACGACAGCTGGGGAGAATCAGATGAATTTAGAGATGCTCTCAGACAACAGGGGAAAAGCACAACAGAGTTCCAGAAAATAGATGGTGATGCAATCTGCAGATTTGATAATCGTGAAGAAAGACAGCTACTTGGGCAAGCTGGTAcgtgcttttgctttattttatacCTGTCAAGTAATTGGCAACATTTTAGTGAGTGGTTATCTGACCTGTTCTGGTTTTTTTAGGTGTTCGAGAGGAACCAAGATCACCATTCAGTGAACGTTTCAAAAGAGCTAGGTATGAAGATCCAGAGAAAGCACCGTTTCCAGAAAGCCCAGGATCACGATTTGGAGGCATTGAAGCAAAGCAGAGGATAAGTGCACTAATGGAAGACAGACCTCTATTTGATGGCTCACCTAGGCAGTCTGCTGCAAGGGTCGGAGTAGATGGACAGGGAAGCCCTTTTGTcgatggtgctgctgctggttcAAGTTCCAGAATTGATGGGCCACCTGGACAGGCTGCTATGAGATTTGAGGGGCCTTTGGTGGGGGCAGGTGCAGCTCAGTTTGATGGACcactggcaggagcagggggagctgGAGCTCTAAGATTTGATGGGCCACCAGGGCAGCTGGCAGGGGCCCTGAGGTTTGAAGGACCCCCAGGACAGGTTGGTGGAGGAGGTCCGTTGAGGTTCGAGGGACCTCTTGGGCAGATAGGTGGGCCTTTGCGGTTTGAGGGGCCTGCAGGGCAGCCTGTAGGTGGTCCTAGATTTGAAGGACCTGGAGTTGGTCTCAGGTTTGAGGGTCCCCGTGGCCAGCCTTCAGGTGGTCTCAGGTTTGAGGGACCTCATGGTCAACCTATGGGGCCTCGAGGTCAGCCAGGGGGTGGTCTCAGGTTTGAGGGACCCCATGGTCAGCCCTTGGGGCCTCATGGTCAACCAGGGGGTGGCCTCAGGTTTGAGGGGCCACATTTACAGCCATTGGGGCCCCATGGCCAACCTGGAGGTGGCCTCAGATTTGAGGGGCCACATGGTCAGCCTATGGGGCCACATGGACCATCAGGTGGTGGGCTCAGATTTGAGGGGCCACATGGACCATCAGGTGGTGGGCTGAGATTGGAAGGACCACATGGTCAGCCAGGTGTAGGTCCTAGGTTGATTGATGGACCAGTACACCAGGGAGCTGGTGGACTTAGATTTGATGGTCCTCTGGGTCGGGCTGGTCCAAGATTCGATGGTTGTCATGGAGCTGGATTTGATGGTCAGCCTGGACAGTTGTCTCTCTTGCAAAGATTTGATGGAATTCATGGACAGCCTGGTCCAAGATTTGAAAGGGCGCCTGGCCAACAGGCACAACCACGATTTGATACAGCCATACCTCAAAGATTTGATGGACCTCACCAGCCAGCCTCTAGATTTGACTTGCCCCTTGGCCTTCAAGGTGCCCGTTTTGAAAATGTAGCTAACCATCCTGCCTCAAGACTAGAAATGTCACCATACGGACAAGGTGGTCCGTTTGTCGAACATCCCGGCCAGGGCTACAATGGACCATCTCATGGGTTGCAGTTCCAGAGACCTGATATATTTGATGGTTCGCCTGGACCAAATTTCAATGGGCCAGCTGGCCCAGGAGCACAGAATTTCCCATTGAGAGCAGCTGGACATTACTTTGATGAAAAACCTCTTCAGGGCCCTCAATATGGGAACTTCAATAATATGCCACTGGGAAGTAATCAGGTAAGAATTGATTGCGTTAAATGGCGTGCTTGCAGAAGTAGAATGTAGAGAATAAGcagtttttcttacaaaaatggaAGAGCTGGCAGACTGGGAGCCAGTTTCCAGCTAAAAAAGTCATCCTTCAGTAATTTCTAGATAATTCAAGAACATGCATTGCTATTTTTTAAGAACCTGTTTCTAGGAATTAAAATAGTGGGTCCTTACAATTGCTTTGTAGCTGAGAATATGACagtgaaattagtatttttaagtTGAAAACAAAACTAGGTAAGTGGAAGCCTGTGGTGTTTCCattaaacttgaacaaaagtGAATTATATATAAAGCGTGACAGCTAATGTAAGTGAATAtacatgattaattttttttagaggttgtcgtggtttgaacctggcctgcagccaaacaccacgcagcagcttgctcaccctcccccattCTGGGGAATGGGGGAGCGAATTAGAGGGGTGAAGGTAAGGACAtcgtaggttgagataagaacaatttaataactgaagtaaaatacaataataatgataataataatagaaaatacgaGTAATGCACAgcgtgattgctcaccacccactgaccgatgcccagcccgttcctggttagcgatcccagagaagcgAGAATTCTGAAACTGCAACCCTGGAAGAGAGGGTCAACCCACATCTGTATACTGAGcattgctctggctctgcttcccgccccgccccagcttcttgtgcacttgcaaaagtccttgatttcttagcaacaactaaaaacatcagtatattatcaacattcttctcgtACCAAaccccatactgaatccaaaacacaacactattctagctactaagaaaaaaatggatctattccagccaaaatcaggacagAGGTGTAGAATTAGAATGGACCAAAATAATTCTGCTGTCCTTTTGCAGCTGTTAGTAGTGGTGACAAGCCAGTTTGAAGGAGATGGCCCTAACTTGGGGGAATTGAGGAAGATGAAGATATTGTTGAACTACAGTCTTAAAATTGTCCTGGCACCAGCGTGCGTTATGAGTTCAGTTATTTCTGCTGTTGCCTGTTGGAAATGGTCTCTTCAAAAGGGGAAAATGCTACTTTACATCAGTGAAAATGATGTAATTTCTTTCAGCAGAGATTTTAGAGAGCATTTTTAATTTGCAGGATAATAATTGAACATAAAGAGTTAACTGGTGGTACGAAAGCAGGTAATGTGTCCTGCTAACCTCTAATGGgataaaattttaaacaatttgtAAATCCAGAAAACAGCCAATTAGCAAAAAAAGTCCTATTTTTATTACAAGTGTGTTATAAAAACTTTTTCTATCTGAAGCTTACTGTAGCTGGTTTGCTGAAAAATTTCTGCtttcaggattttgttttgtATAATGGATGCTAAAATAGAGATGGCATTTGTTAATAGACATTTACCAGTTTCTCAGATTTCTTTCTGATGAGCTTTGCTTTGGTGAACAGGAGCAATTTAAAAGGAAGAACTGTGGAAAATGTGGTTGAAGGCTCGATAGGTAGAAGAaaaggtgttatttttttttatgttaggCAAATGAGTATGTGTTCAGAAATTTTTCTagtggaaaatgaaaatgagggAAAGGTTATGTAGTCATTTGTGGACCTTTCAATACTAAACGGACATGGTTCACTCCTGGAAGGAGTTTAATATATATGAAATTATTGAGAAACATCTAGAGGTtaatgataaaattttaaaaagtaagtttATAATTGCATtattatacaaaaaaaccccaatacctGAATGCTTGCTTTCACAGGTTTCTCTCATGTCTGCTCAACCAGGGCCTTATGGCCAAGGTCAACAGTATTTGCCAAATCCTGGAAGTTTTGTTCAGAACCCTGCAGGTGTGTAACAAAATAAttaacttccttttctttcttttggattgTTCTGTTAGTGGCCACAAAACTTACCCTTTTGTAATGAGTGTCCTGGTGTACTAGGTCTGTGTGGACTAAGGGAAGCCTCCTCAGAGAGGTGGCCATAGGTGTGGTCTCTGTAGTACCATCATCTCTTCAGGGGTTTCCCTCAAACAGTGAAGGCTTTCATTAGTTTTCTTTAACCATGTGGTTTTGGTATGTAgttgtgctaaaaaaaaaaataaattttggtcTGCTTTTCTGGAAGGCACCAGTTCGTAGGTCTGGCTTGCATTTG
Protein-coding regions in this window:
- the PCF11 gene encoding pre-mRNA cleavage complex 2 protein Pcf11 isoform X3 encodes the protein MSAPESSAGSSEAREDACRDYQSSLEDLTFNSKPHINMLTILAEENVPFAKDIVSLIEAQIAKAPASEKLPVMYLMDSIVKNVGREYLTAFTKNLVATFICVFEKVDENTRKSLFKLRSTWDDIFPLKKLYALDVRVNSLDPAWPIKPLPPNVNTSSIHVNPKFLNKSPEESTAPTSAVTSGASTPPAVPEIQKNLTQEQLIRQQLLAKQKQLLELQQKKLELELEQTKAQLAVSLSVQQGSSTIASVPAPSKQHVSPTPHMTVKPPHQTAVQSEKNKPSPSPPLHDIKIVNRDPRLNRMAQHSSHAKDQSHRKEFPPNTTSQSDTKANKTTQAEKQNSKQEKLKASEKTQKKELDQSEAKSKSPSPLKNKLPNTKDTKIQECESTKVSEISKRDPRLKRHLQDKSEGKEEEVKEKRRNTEKKEKEEHKTCEHRPVGSRNKVINGAVQKQDTSTEESEKQGGKQGRSSSRKRSRSRSPKARSPSTHSPKRRERRSPKRRLRSLSPTSSTPKIGKIRQIGPKQSHVEEGTQAARDERNSNKRNVKQEVRDPRRVKKAQEDRPQEAASQHSTKASPDPKENAENWQGSKSGKRWKSGWEENKNSQQNEEHQALGKSPHQRHRENWPAGKGILSPRAPKQQHRLSVDANLQIPKELTSASKRELLKKANERLTSGEITQDEFLMVAHQIRQLFQYQEGKHRCSVWDSPTEEKCGLKKKPLLSDAELTYYEHKAKLKRTQVQHSLSRLDLLDPDDILDYHISDSLLSGIECEQAKAKRGVQFDRKEPFGERSRRHSPVSGTNRPFADNLSPLENRRRLEEQNATKGARGSKNFDPYDSWGESDEFRDALRQQGKSTTEFQKIDGDAICRFDNREERQLLGQAGVREEPRSPFSERFKRARYEDPEKAPFPESPGSRFGGIEAKQRISALMEDRPLFDGSPRQSAARVGVDGQGSPFVDGAAAGSSSRIDGPPGQAAMRFEGPLVGAGAAQFDGPLAGAGGAGALRFDGPPGQLAGALRFEGPPGQVGGGGPLRFEGPLGQIGGPLRFEGPAGQPVGGPRFEGPGVGLRFEGPRGQPSGGLRFEGPHGQPMGPRGQPGGGLRFEGPHGQPLGPHGQPGGGLRFEGPHLQPLGPHGQPGGGLRFEGPHGQPMGPHGPSGGGLRFEGPHGPSGGGLRLEGPHGQPGVGPRLIDGPVHQGAGGLRFDGPLGRAGPRFDGCHGAGFDGQPGQLSLLQRFDGIHGQPGPRFERAPGQQAQPRFDTAIPQRFDGPHQPASRFDLPLGLQGARFENVANHPASRLEMSPYGQGGPFVEHPGQGYNGPSHGLQFQRPDIFDGSPGPNFNGPAGPGAQNFPLRAAGHYFDEKPLQGPQYGNFNNMPLGSNQVSLMSAQPGPYGQGQQYLPNPGSFVQNPAGALPHSYPDNHLGQLDVNELFAKLLSTGILKLSKTDSTSAQVNETSAQPAAEEEDDDQNEDQNVPDLTNFTVEELRQRYDSVINRLYTGIQCYSCGMRFTTSQTDVYADHLDWHYRQNRTEKDVSRKITHRRWYYSLTDWIEFEEIADLEERAKSHFFEKAHEEVVLKTQEAAKEKEFQSVPAGPAGAVESCEICQEQFEQYWDEEEEEWHLKNAIRVDEKIYHPSCYEDYQNTSSFDCTPSPSKTPVENPLNIMLNIVKQETQESCDSPKVKEEPDDTPTACAEESTPASTDIKTEPDESV